In Paenacidovorax monticola, the genomic window TGTTGCGGGCATTGATTGTGCAGAGATTTTCTGGGTGAATTGATGGGTGTTAGAAATGTGGGGAAGATCCTGTGGGTGTGCCGTCGACGGTATTGCCAACCACCGTGTTATCGCCAAAGGATAATAGACTACCCCCCTGATTGTTGTATCCGACGTCATTGGCCACCAATGTCGAGCCTCTCAGGTGTGTAACGCCGGCACGGGTGGTCAGGCCGTAGCTGAAGTCCCTGACGGAGGTGTTGCTGATGGTTGTAACGGAATTCACGCCGCCAATATGTATTCCATACGTACCACTGGTGCTTGTTCCATTGGTCATCTGTACGTTGCGAATGTCCATTCGTCCATTGACAACGGTCGTAAGCATATTGATGCCATTTGCAAAGCCATCGATCGTGCAGTCTTCGATCACGACGTACCTGGCAGCCAGATACCTCACTGCATTCAATGCGCCCGATGTGCCCAAGAAACTAAGCCCGCGCAACACAACGGTGTCGGTGGAGGCGGCATTGATGACGATGCCATTGATACCGGCACCTGAAGCCAGTATGCCTGCAATATGGCCCTTTCCATTGATGGTAATGGATTTGGTGATGTTGACCGACCCATACCCTCCGTCATCCAATACATCGATTTCGCCACCGGCGGCTGTTTTGCTGATCGCACCGGCAAATGTCTTGCAGGGGGCTGTCCGGCTGCATGGATTGGCATCATCTCCCACACCCGAAACCCAGGTCCGCGTCGCTTGTGCATAGACGGAGGAACTCAGTCCTAGCATCAGCGTTGTGAACAACGGTACGCCCAATTTTGAGAAAGATGTTTTCATATTGATCTCTTTCATCTGGTTTGACAGTTAACCAACCACTGACGGACCGTGCTGACTGGCATTGCGTTCTTGCGAGGGGGTTGGCAAGCCCACGCAAGCGCAAGTGTATCGATATGTGTCCTTGATGTGCAACAGACGAAACAAAGCTTGGTGGCCATGCGCGGCGCGTGATGATGGGCGTGTGGAGCCACCTGCGCCAGTTCCTGTACTGGTGGTCGACGACGACGTGGATGTGCGCTCCCGGCCCGACGCGATCTGGGCCTTCACCACCCGCATGGACCCGGCGCGCGACACGCTGCTGATCGAGCGCACGCCCATCGACTACCTCGACTTCGCCTCGCCCGTGGCGAGCCCTGGGCAGCAAGATGGGGTGGGATGCCACGAGCAAATGGCCGGGCGAAACGCAGCGCGAATGGGAGCGTCCCATGGCCATGGATGCCGAGGTCAGCGCGCGCATGCACGCGCTGGTGGATGCGTTGGGCCTTTAGCCGGCCTGTGCGGCGGCCGCTTCGGTCTGCGGCAGCGTGAACTCGATCAGCGCGCCATGCGTGGCGCCCAGGTCCAGCGCGGTGAGTGCGTTTTTGGCGTCGGGCGTGGAGAGCACCAGCGCGTAGGGGCCTTCGCCGCGCGCGGCCAGGCGCTGGGCGAGGGCACCCGTGGCGTCGCGCGGTGCCGTGAGCACCAGGGCGCTGCCGCCCAGCGCGATCGTGGCCACGCGCGTGCCGCTGCCGGGCAGGGCCACGGGCGTGCCGATGGTGGCCTGTGGCCCCAGCAGGGCGCGGTAGCGCGTGAGCGTGGCATCGAGGTCGCGCACGGCCACGGCCAGGCTGGCCACGCCCTGCGCGCCGTTGGCATGCACGCGCGCCGCGCCTTCGGGCACGCGCAACGTGCGTGGCGTGAGATCGCCGCAGAGGAAGGGCAGGTCCTGCGAAGGCGGCCGTGCGTTCTGCCAGCGCAGCTGCACACCGTCGGGCCGCTGGCGGCCGCCGTCGTAGGGGCCGCTGTAGTCGAGCCCGCGCGCCTGCGCGCCGGCCACCGTGGTTGCGGTGCCGTTCGGCAGCAGCGCGAAGTCCACGATGCCCTCGCCATGGCGCTGCAGCTGCTGCCACCAGCGGTCGGCGGGCGCGGCCTCGCGCCAGGCGATGAGTTCGAAGTAGGCGCCATCGGCGAACACGACGAGCGCGTTGTGCGTGGGGCGGCCCGGGTGGTCGCCGCCGCGCAGCACGGTGAAGCCGAGCGCGGTGTAGTCGGCGATCGTGCGGTCCAGGTCATGGACCGCGATGACGATGTGGTCGAGTGGCAGGGTCATGGAGGGCTTTCCGGGGGATGGTTCAGGCCGCCAGGCGCGGGGCTGCGCTGGAGTCGGTGTGGCGCACCTCGGCGCGGATCGTCTGCGGGTTGCGCAGCAGGTTCAGGATGGGGCAGGTGCGCTCCACGGCCTCGAACAGCGCGTCGATCTCGGCGCGGCTCGCGGGCGAGTCGATGTGCACCGTGTAGCCGATCTCGTGCGGCCAGATAGGCGTCTGCTCATGGCCGGGCTTGCCGCCGCGCGGGTCGATCACGCCCGTGACCTCGACCTCCAGGCTCTCGAGCGGCACCTGGCGCTCGGCGGCCTGGATCAGGAAGATGTGCGTCACGCAGGTGCCGAGCACGCCGAGCTGCAGCTCGGGCGAACTGGGCCCCAGGTTGTAGCCCGCGAAGTCGGGCGGGCTGTCGCTGATGACCTGGTGCTCGCGGATGCGCAGGCGGCGCACGCCGCTGCGGCCCTCGGCACGCACATGGGCCTTGAGCTGGGCGGGCTGGGCGGTGCCGGACGACACGGCGGCGTTGCGCGCGAGCACGGCGGCGCGTTTCTCGGCAAGGTATTCGTTCAGATGGCTCATGGATGGGCTTTCGGCAGGCCCCGCGCGGGCGGGGCGAAGGAGGGAAGGCCATCCCATTGTTCGGACCGTGCCGCGTGCCGTGAACCAAGAAATCCGTCTGCGCTTATGCGCGTTTCAGATATGCCGCG contains:
- a CDS encoding VOC family protein gives rise to the protein MTLPLDHIVIAVHDLDRTIADYTALGFTVLRGGDHPGRPTHNALVVFADGAYFELIAWREAAPADRWWQQLQRHGEGIVDFALLPNGTATTVAGAQARGLDYSGPYDGGRQRPDGVQLRWQNARPPSQDLPFLCGDLTPRTLRVPEGAARVHANGAQGVASLAVAVRDLDATLTRYRALLGPQATIGTPVALPGSGTRVATIALGGSALVLTAPRDATGALAQRLAARGEGPYALVLSTPDAKNALTALDLGATHGALIEFTLPQTEAAAAQAG
- a CDS encoding OsmC family protein, translated to MSHLNEYLAEKRAAVLARNAAVSSGTAQPAQLKAHVRAEGRSGVRRLRIREHQVISDSPPDFAGYNLGPSSPELQLGVLGTCVTHIFLIQAAERQVPLESLEVEVTGVIDPRGGKPGHEQTPIWPHEIGYTVHIDSPASRAEIDALFEAVERTCPILNLLRNPQTIRAEVRHTDSSAAPRLAA